In one window of Episyrphus balteatus chromosome 3, idEpiBalt1.1, whole genome shotgun sequence DNA:
- the LOC129915212 gene encoding uncharacterized protein LOC129915212, with amino-acid sequence MSLLDDLIFASDQLVEFYAAFKAKPATAHSVSLLEAFQSELKSLWQDVKFAYARCIRGDEDLKDSLSEVKAKYQSSSSTFFQCSSDIADLVKALNANPKVSIDPVDIKNLQSSINDALIALQSYDIQTDAWNAIITFLCASRLPDTTLSLWETSLSKPTEIPSWETMNTFLTNRYRILESVSEMKLNSHNKTQSTKPVTSQVTKSKPLRNFHMKVVPACQHNHNLNQCKSTSTCQRCKGRHHTLLHFEKKVPSYIGNSQKNSTSSSSLHGSSSLHNSSSLHGSSSLHGSSSLPNSSSLPSSALYSDSPSSSGIPPPQSNNSTIQSTQITNHNVMFTKSYRQVLLATALVKIKHQGSEFDLRALIDQGSEVSFLSEKFQKLIGLPTESTQANICGMGSTVTASASKLCNFTLKSNLNNFEIETRALVLKKLTSNLPAVSMDLDQTHCNFNFPLADPFFYQSSSIDMLIGADLYPDIVLEGVKKNVLNSLLAQNTVFGWVLLGPYDDIPTISNFSTFVSYSDEPPPSHCIERFWKIEELPQIYLLSPSDQYCEDLYRSTTFRDATGRYIVKLPFKNPTEEPQLGTSRFNAMKQYLRNEKSLMSKPTVKTEYDRVLSEYIELGHMSSTPPYELWNDGCVQSFYMPHHAVLKPQSTTTKLRVVFNASCSSSNGNSLNDLLYPGPVLQSDITLLLLNWRFYRYVFNGDIEKMYRQIGIHPDHAQYQRILFRPNGDQKVVDYNLNTVTFGVNCAPYLAIRTLHQLSSDVEASFPLASKILKKEFYVDDVLSGAHDILSARRGQTELITALRSAGFNLRKWAANDSELLNHIPREDLLNKDFLTIEDDSSTKTLGVQWNASTDTFSFSTNPQSLSVVYTTKRDVLSAISRLYDPAGWLAPVVVTAKIIMQQIWKDGTEWKQNLKPLTHQKWKSFISDFSEIEKITIPRWVDYSPWKKMQLHGFSDASEKAYAATVYVRVRHDSSLVTSHLLWAKSKVAPVNTLSLPRLELQGAYLLSRMIRILLNQFDFLNNIPIHLWTDSTIVLAWLSKPPSTWKTFVANRTSEIITNVPDVQWSHVPSADNPADLASRGISPGELKSNQLWWTGPNWLQEPKLNWPSLKEHDPPDESILELKSISKHVNVALQKIEFENKILNRFSSWHRALRVMSYVFRFREAARKVPNRTEYHTISLSHEEIKSTKTKIIQLTQKQYFGGEYFALVQGTKVHSKSKILSLSPFLDSNQVIRSQGRLACSTLSYNEKFPIIVPYKSYLSHLILSYIHQLSLHGEIQLMTRLVRSEYWIPKLSNLIKNFIRKCKPCVLYKKSVQAQFMGALPAERTVLSLPFTNTGIDFAGPFTIQNFYGRKCRLEKGYACLFVCFATKGIHLEAVSDLSAAAFLAAFTRFVSRRGLPATVFSDNGTNFVGASKLLIADLQKAVQSYPADSAPNFSKITWKFIPPGSPHMGGLWEAGVKSFKTHFKKIAGNAKYTFEEFSTLLTRIEACLNSRPLTRMSDNPEDLLPLTPGHFLRGGPLLSPPEPCESQKNISFMRRWNTLKVIHHKFSLRWKEEYLKGLMNRYKWKYPQRDIAVNDLVVLRNEQLPPNEWRLGRVLKVYRGPDDRVRVADVKTQKGVVTRSVVKLCILPSD; translated from the exons ATGAGTTTGCTGGACGATTTAATTTTTGCATCCGATCAATTGGTTGAATTTTATGCGGCCTTTAAGGCAAAACCAGCCACAGCTCATTCGGTTTCGTTGCTCGAAGCATTTCAAAGCGAATTAAAAAGTTTATGGCAAGACGTTAAGTTTGCCTATGCGCGATGCATACGAGGCGACGAAGATCTTAAAGATTCACTAAGCGAAGTTAAAGCAAAATATCAAAGTTCCTCTTCAACGTTCTTTCAATGTTCAAGTGACATTGCGGATTTAGTAAAAGCACTTAATGCAAATCCTAAGGTTTCTATTGATCCAGTT GATATTAAAAATTTGCAAAGTAGTATCAACGATGCTTTGATCGCACTACAGTCGTACGATATCCAAACCGATGCGTGGAATGCAATCATTACTTTTCTTTGTGCATCTCGTCTCCCAGATACGACACTTAGTCTATGGGAAACATCTTTAAGCAAACCAACCGAAATTCCTTCATGGGAAACTATGAATACGTTTTTAACAAATCGGTATCGCATACTTGAGAGTGTTTCTGAGATGAAACTAAACTCTCATAACAAAACACAAAGCACTAAACCCGTAACATCACAAGTTACTAAATCAAAACCACTAAGAAACTTTCATATGAAAGTCGTTCCTGCATGCCAA CATAATCACAATCTTAATCAATGCAAAAGCACTAGCACCTGCCAACGATGTAAAGGCAGGCATCATACGttacttcattttgaaaaaaaggttccATCCTATATTGGTAACTCACAAAAAAATTCGACTTCTTCATCTTCACTTCACGGTTCTTCTTCACTTCACAATTCTTCTTCACTTCACGGTTCTTCTTCACTTCATGGTTCATCTTCACTTCCTAATTCATCTTCACTTCCTAGTTCAGCTTTATATTCTGATTCACCTTCATCTTCGGGCATTCCGCCACCACAAAGTAATAATTCAACTATACAGTCCACTCAGATCACCAATCATAACGTCATGTTTACTAAGTCTTATCGCCAAGTTTTATTGGCAACAGCTTTAGTGAAGATTAAACATCAAGGTTCAGAATTTGATCTTAGAGCCCTTATTGACCAAGGCTCTGAAGTTTCATTCCTGTcagaaaaattccaaaagctCATAGGTCTTCCCACTGAAAGTACTCAAGCCAATATATGTGGTATGGGTTCAACTGTTACTGCTTCCGCTTCAAAACTTTGCAATTTTACTCTTAAGTCtaacttaaataattttgaaatagagACTCGagcattagttttgaaaaaactcaCTAGTAATCTTCCAGCAGTATCAATGGATCTTGATCAAACACACTGTAATTTTAACTTTCCGTTGGCAGATCCTTTCTTTTATCAGAGTTCAAGTATTGATATGCTCATCGGAGCAGATCTTTATCCAGATATAGTTTTGGAAGGggtgaagaaaaatgttttaaattcttTATTAGCACAAAACACAGTTTTTGGATGGGTCTTACTCGGTCCTTATGACGATATTCCCaccatttcaaatttttcaacttttgtctCGTATAGTGACGAGCCTCCACCAAGTCACTGTAttgaaagattttggaaaatcgagGAATTACCTCAAATTTACTTACTTTCTCCATCCGACCAATATTGTGAAGATTTATATCGAAGTACAACTTTTCGAGATGCAACTGGAAGATATATTGTTAAATTACCCTTTAAGAATCCTACGGAGGAACCGCAGTTGGGCACTTCACGTTTCAATGCAATGAAACAATATCTTcgaaacgaaaaaagtttaatgTCTAAGCCCACTGTTAAAACAGAATACGATAGAGTCCTTTCTGAGTATATTGAATTAGGTCATATGTCATCCACGCCACCTTATGAATTGTGGAACGATGGTTGTGTTCAATCTTTTTATATGCCACACCATGCTGTTCTAAAGCCCCAAAGTACCACTACAAAACTGAGGGTCGTTTTTAACGCATCTTGCTCATCCTCCAATGGCAACAGCCTAAACGATCTTTTGTATCCAGGCCCCGTTCTTCAAAGTGACATTACGTTGCTCCTTCTTAACTGGCGTTTCTATAGATACGTTTTCAACGGTGATATTGAGAAAATGTACCGCCAAATTGGTATTCATCCTGACCATGCACAATATCAACGCATTTTATTCCGTCCCAATGGGGATCAAAAGGTCGTCGATTACAATTTAAACACTGTCACCTTCGGAGTAAATTGCGCTCCATATCTCGCAATACGCACTCTTCATCAATTATCATCCGATGTTGAAGCCAGTTTTCCTTTGGCTtccaaaattcttaaaaaggAGTTTTACGTGGACGATGTCCTTTCTGGCGCTCACGATATTTTATCAGCACGTAGAGGACAGACGGAACTTATAACGGCTCTGCGATCCGCTGGATTTAACTTAAGAAAGTGGGCAGCTAACGATTCTGAATTATTAAATCATATTCCCAGGGAAGATCTTTTAAACAAAGATTTCTTAACTATCGAAGATGACAGTTCAACAAAAACACTTGGTGTTCAATGGAACGCCTCCACTGACACTTTTTCCTTTTCAACCAACCCACAAAGTTTATCCGTGGTTTATACAACCAAACGCGATGTTTTATCAGCCATCTCAAGATTGTATGATCCTGCAGGTTGGCTTGCACCCGTTGTTGTAACTGCGAAGATAATTATGCAACAAATTTGGAAAGATGGAACTGAGTGGAAGCAAAATCTTAAGCCTCTTACCCATCAAAAATGGAAATCTTTTATATCCGATTTCtcggaaatagaaaaaatcacTATTCCTCGTTGGGTGGATTATTCCCCTTGGAAAAAAATGCAACTCCACGGTTTCTCGGATGCCTCCGAAAAAGCTTATGCGGCCACCGTTTATGTTCGGGTCCGTCATGATTCTTCGTTAGTTACTTCTCATTTATTATGGGCCAAATCTAAAGTTGCGCCTGTTAACACACTTTCACTTCCACGCCTTGAACTCCAAGGTGCATATCTTTTGTCACGTATGATTCGAATACTACtcaatcaatttgattttttaaacaatatccCTATTCATTTGTGGACTGATTCCACAATTGTTCTTGCGTGGCTTAGCAAACCACCAAGTACTTGGAAAACGTTTGTTGCTAATCGAACTTCAGAAATTATAACTAACGTTCCTGATGTTCAATGGAGTCATGTTCCCTCTGCTGATAATCCCGCCGATTTGGCGAGTCGTGGTATCTCCCCTGGAGAacttaaatcaaatcaattatgGTGGACCGGACCTAATTGGTTACAAGAACCAAAATTAAACTGGCCCTCACTTAAGGAACATGATCCTCCAGATGAATCAATCCTTGAACttaaatcaatttcaaaacACGTTAATGTTGCACTGCAAAAAATCGaattcgaaaacaaaattttaaacagattttcttcATGGCATAGAGCGCTCCGTGTAATGAGCTATGTATTTCGTTTTCGTGAAGCAGCTCGTAAAGTTCCAAATAGAACCGAATATCATACGATATCCCTTTCTCATGAAGAGATCAagtctacaaaaacaaaaattatccaaTTAACTCAAAAACAGTATTTTGGAGGTGAATATTTTGCCCTCGTTCAAGGAACAAAAGTACactcaaaaagtaaaattttatcacTTAGCCCGTTTCTTGACTCCAACCAGGTAATACGTTCTCAAGGTAGACTTGCATGCTCAACTTTATCATACAATGAAAAATTTCCTATCATTGTTCCCTATAAATCTTATTTGTCACATCTTATTTTATCTTATATTCATCAATTGTCGTTACATGGTGAAATCCAATTGATGACTCGTTTGGTGCGTTCCGAGTATTGGATACCCAAACTATCAAACCTGATCAAAAACTTTATTCGAAAGTGTAAACCTTgtgttttatacaaaaaatctgTCCAGGCTCAATTTATGGGTGCCTTACCGGCAGAAAGAACAGTTTTAAGCTTACCATTCACCAACACTGGCATTGACTTTGCTGGTCCCTTCACAATTCAAAATTTCTACGGAAGAAAATGTCGTCTAGAAAAGGGCTACGCATGTCTCTTTGTCTGCTTCGCCACAAAGGGTATTCACTTGGAAGCAGTCAGCGATTTATCCGCTGCTGCATTCTTGGCCGCTTTTACACGCTTTGTTTCTCGTCGTGGACTGCCGGCAACAGTGTTTTCCGATAACGGAACAAATTTTGTAGGGGCATCTAAGTTGCTCATTGCAGATCTGCAGAAAGCTGTTCAAAGTTATCCTGCTGACTCAGCacccaatttttcaaaaatcacttGGAAATTTATTCCTCCTGGCTCCCCACACATGGGTGGTTTGTGGGAGGCAGGGGTGAAAAGTTTCAAAactcacttcaaaaaaatagcCGGCAACGCAAAATATACCTTCGAAGAATTTTCGACCCTACTTACTCGAATCGAGGCATGTCTCAACTCTAGACCTTTAACTCGAATGTCTGATAATCCTGAAGACCTACTTCCATTAACTCCAGGGCACTTTTTACGGGGTGGTCCTCTACTTAGTCCCCCTGAGCCTTGTGAATCTCAAAAGAACATTTCCTTTATGCGAAGATGGAACACTCTCAAAGTTATTCATCATAAATTTAGTTTGCGTTGGAAGGAAGAGTATTTAAAAGGGCTCATGAATCGCTATAAATGGAAATATCCTCAAAGGGATATCGCAGTGAATGATCTAGTCGTTTTGAGAAATGAGCAGCTTCCACCGAATGAGTGGCGGCTTGGTAGAGTCTTAAAGGTCTACCGTGGTCCCGATGATAGAGTACGCGTTGCTGATGTTAAAACCCAAAAAGGGGTTGTTACTCGTTCTGTCGTCAAACTGTGTATTTTGCCTTCGGACTga